GCATATTAATTACCATTTTAGGGATTACCATCATTGGGCTATACCTTATTTTTATTTTGAAAGACTACGATCTGATCACCACCCATTGGAAAAAAATGATCCCCTCCCAATACAGGACAATGGTGGTATCGGCAGTGAGTGATATGGAGCGTTCAATGAATACTTACTTTCGCGCTCAGGCTTCTATTGCATTGATAGTGGGCATTTTAATTGCTACCGGTTTTTCTATCATCGGGCTCCCTATGGGTATTGCGTTGGGTTTGTTTATCGGTTTTCTCAATTTAGTGCCATATCTGCAAATTGTAGGATTTATACCGGCTTCGTTTTTTGCATTACTCTATTCTTTAGAAACAGGGGGCAGTTTTTGGGTGATGATTGGTTTGGTGATCTTGGTACAGGCCATTGTACAGGTGATTCAGGATGTTATTTTGGTGCCAAAAATTATGGGCAATGCCACGGGGTTAAATCCTGCAATAATTTTACTATCCCTTTCTATATGGGGAAAATTGCTGGGCATTTTGGGACTGATTATAGCCTTGCCGCTCACCTCTGTAATCATAGGATATTACAACCGCTTTTTACATTCTTTGGAACAACGCGAAGGAGGCGCTGCTGCAATTGAAGGCGTTGTAATAGAAAATAACAGAAAACCGGAGGATGGATAGATATGGGACTTTTGTTATGATATCAAATTTACTTTGAAAAAGAGCTGTTCTTTTTGTCGCTTAAATCGCCAATGTAACTCCTCCAATCAAATAACAGCATAATCCCATAGTTAAATTTATTTAGATTAAATTGAAAGAGCAACAGATATAACCCTGTGAAAAGAATAGCACAGAGAACCACAGAGATTTTTATTGCACGGAGAACCACAGAGAATTTTTTTGCATGGAGAACCACAGAGATTTTATTGCACAGAGAGCCACAGAGATTTTTTTGCACGGAGAACCACAGAGATTTTTTTGCACGGAGAACCACAGAGATTTTTTTGCACGGAGAACCACAGAGATTTTTTTGCACGGAGAACCACAGAGATTTTTTTGCACAGAGAACCACAGAGATTATTTTGCACAGAGAACCACAGAGATTATTTTGCACAGAGAACCACAGAGATTTTTTTTGCACAGAGAGCCACAGAGATTTTTTTGCACAGAGAACCACAGAGATTTTTTTGCACAGAGAACCACAGAGATTTTTATTGCACAGAGAACCACAGAGATTTTTATTGCACAGAGAACCACAGAGAATTTTTTTGCAAGGAGAACCACAGAGGGAATAATAAACCTCTGTGTAACTCTGTGCTGCCTCTGTGAAAAATTTGAAAGGAGAACCACAGAGATTTTTATTGCACGGAGAACCACAGAGATTTTTATTGCACGGAGAACCACAGGGATTATTTTGCACAGAGAACCACAGAGAATTTTTTTGCACAGAGAACCACAGAGATTATTTTGCACAGAGAACCACAGAGGATATAATAAACCTCTGTGTAACTCTGTGCTGCCTCTGTGAACCTCTGTGAAAAGAATAGCACAGAGAGCCACAGAGATTTTTTTTGCACAGAGAGCCACAGAGATTTTTTTGCACAGAGAGCCACAGAGATTTTTTTGCACGGAGAACCACAGAGATTTTTTTGCACGGAGAACCACAGAGGATATAATAAACCTCTGTGTAACTCTGTGCTGCCTCTGTGAACCTCTGTGAAAAGAATAGCACAGAGAACCACAGAGGAAATAATAAACTTCTGTGTAATACCGGTGAATGCTTTAAAATGTACTGTTCTTTTTGTCGCTTAAATCGCCAAACGCAACGATTCCAATCAAATAGTAGCAAGCGCCTATAGTTGGAGCAGACTAAATTGAATGTGCAATCGGTATGAGTTGTAAGTTGTTAGACATACCAATATTATACCTCTCCTCGAAAGGGCAAGGGATGGATTTTACTTGCCCTAAACACCTTAAAATTTACGGATTACGGAAACAACCGCCCGTAATATCTCGGAAAAGGAATGGTTTCGCGGATATGACTCACACCAGTCAACCACATGACCACCCGCTCAAATCCCAATCCAAACCCTGCATGAGGTACAGAACCAAACCTGCGCAAGTCTAAATACCATTCAAATGCTTCCATCGGCAGTTCGTGATGGTGAATGGCATCCACCAATGTTTGCAGGTCGGTTTCACGCTCCGAGCCGCCCACTATTTCGCCAAACCCTTCAGGTGCTAATAAATCAACCCCTTTGACAAACTCGGGGTCGTCTTCATAGCGTTTCATATAAAAGGCTTTGATGGCGCGCGGCCATTTATAGACCATTACCGGAGTATCGAACAAACTGGTGAGGGCTTTTTCTTGTGGTGAACCGAAATCTTCACCATCCGGAAAATTCAAGGATGCTTCAATCCATTCGGGGATTTCTTTTGATTTGTCTTCCAGCTTTCGGGTTTCGCCTTTTAATCGGTCAATCTTGTTTTGGTAGTAGTTGGCTTGTCCTTTGCTGACCTGTCCTCCGGCCATCAAGGCTTCGGTTTCGGCAATTTCGGCGTTTTTGGCTTCGAGGTCGGCTAACACCTGTGCTAACTGACTGCGAAGGGTGTCAATAGCGTTCCGGCCGTTCCATTCTTTTTTGCCCTGAATAATTTTGACAGCATCAGTGTAGGTAATTCGCGGAAATGGTTTGTTGATATTTTCGAACAAAACGGTGTCGCGCTCCAAAATTTTAAGTTCGGTTTTACATTCGGCATACACTGCATTGACAATGTATTTGACAAACGATTCTATCAGTTCCATGTCCATATCCAGATCATAGAAAGCCATTTCGGGTTCTATCATCCAAAACTCGGACAAGTGGCGGGGGGTGGATGACCGTTCGGCGCGGAAAGTAGGGCCAAATGTATATACTTTGCCCAATGCCATCACGATAGCTTCGGCATAGAGTTGTCCTGATTGAGAAAGATAGGCCACATCTTTTTCGTAAAACTCGGTTTCAAACAACGTGGTTGTCCCTTCACAGGCATTTCCGGTCAGCAGGGGGGCATCGGTCTGGGTAAATCCGTTTTCGTGAAAAAACCGGTGAATAGCAAACTTCAGGCTGTCTCTAACCCGCAAAACTGCCCACTGCCTGCGGCTTCGCAACCATAGATGCCGGTTGTTCATTAAAAAATCAACGCCGTGTTCTTTGCGCGAAATGGGATATTCGGCAGCTATTTGGTAAACTTGCAGCCCTGTGGCATGAATTTCATAACCAAAGTCCTGCTGTTCGTTTTTTACCACTTTTCCGGTAATTTGCAATGAAGATTCCTGGGTTAGGCGTTTGGCGGTTTCGAGTATCACCTCACCTACTGAATCCAAACTAAAAATACATTCCATAAATCCGGTTCCATCGCGAAGGGTGATAAAAGCGACCTTTCCTCCGGTTCTTTTGCTTTCTACCCATCCTTTCAGGGTAATTTCCTGTCCTTCGTATTGATCAATATCTTGAATGTAGAACATAGTTGTTTTATTTTTCTAAATAAGCCTGCAAAGGTAACGCATTATTGACATAATTTCAAACCTGCAGATGCTGCACAACAAACAACCTGAGGAATTGGTTTAAGGGGTTTAGGAAATTACGGACATCCACATCGCTCCAACCTGCCCGGAAACGATAGCCGCAAGAAACGCAATATCCGATCCGGACACTGGAAGGGTTGAAAACGGGGGCTGGCAGCAGCTAAACTTATATTGCTTAAATGATATCCCCTCCGATACAAGTATCGCCGCCACCTAAGCACAACTAACCACATTTAGCTTTTCACTTTTCACTTCCCCTCCACCACCCGGTAATAATATACCCCCGCCGGAACATGTGCCACCGAAATCTCCTCAAGCCGCTGTTGCCGGTTAAAGTTGCCGCAGCAACCTGCCTGCCGGTATAATGTATCGCCATTTTCTTTGAATTTAAACAAGACAATATCGCAACCTTCATCAGTGGCATCTTGTGTAAATGCACTTGTAAGCATATACAAAGTTAAACCGAAAAATGCAAACACCGAAGAGTATTGAGCCGATTAATCTTGTTAATCGGCTCAAAATTTGTATTTTTGTGAGCCGATTATTCGTGCTAATCGGCTCAAAATTTCCCCCAAAATGTATAATTGGCAGCATAAAGATTGGGCAGGATTTTCTTATAAATCGTTGAACATTGACGAGTTAAACGATAAAGTTAAGAACTTTTCAGACGAAGTACAGCGTATTTTGACAGACGCAGACGGTATCAAAAACGAAGAGGGAATGGTTCGCTTTTTAATTGACGAAGCCCAGAAAACTTCCGAAATCGAAGGCGAATATATCAGCCGGGAAGATTTAATGTCGTCCGTGAAAAATAAGTTGGGAATCAGCCCAAACCCCGCAGAAGTGAAGGATAAACGAGCAAATGCCATTGCAGCCATGCTATTGGATGTGCGACATTCATATAAACGCAAATTAACCGAAGCAACCCTCAAAAACTGGCATAAGTTGCTTTTGGGAGATTCAAAAACAGTTCGGGCAGGCAAGTATCGCAAAGCAGACTTTCCGATGCAGGTAGTTTCGGGTATTCCAGGCAGAGAAACCGTACATTTTGAAGCCCCGCCAAGTGAACAGGTGCCGCAGGAAATGAAACAATTTGTTGCCTGGTACAATCAATTTGAAACCCCAACCCCTGCACAAGCCCTGATTAAAACGGCTGTTACGCACCTCTATTTTGAGAGCATTCACCCTTTTGAAGACGGAAACGGCAGAATTGGAAGGGCATTAGCCGAAAAATGCCTTGCGCAATCATTTGGAAAACCTGTTTTTTTCGGCATTTCCGGCATTATTGAAAAGAACAAAAAGCTGTATTACAATTCATTGAAAACGGCACAGCGCACCTTAGAAATTTCCGAATGGATTGCCTATTTTATTGATGTTATATTGGAAGCAAAATCGAAAGCTGTTAAGATGGTTCGTTTTTCATTGCAAAAAACAGTTTTTTTTGATATTTACGGAGATGTTTTAAATCAACGCCAACTCAAAGCCATCAACAAAATGTTTGATGCCGGATACATGGGTTTTGAAGGCGGAATGACAACAAAAAAATACATCGGCATCACCCGTGCCTCAAAAGCCACCTCCACCCGAGACTTGCAACATCTGTCGGAAATCGGAGCATTGCGCTCCTTCGGTAAAGGGCGGAATGTGCATTACTTTTTAAATTGTGATTGATATTAGGATTCAGCTTCGCAAACTCATTGCCGCCCTTTTTGTCTTCTAATTTTTTATAAAGTTGCTTGTGCAAGCTTATTCGGTTTCGGACAGGTTTCTTCCACACGTTTTTGATGGTAATTAATATCAAAATCTTTTTTGTTTTTTCCATCGAGCACATCAAACAAAGCAATTTTCGGTATCCGGCAATTAACGCTTTCTTTTTCACTCCACACTTGTCTGATATTCTTTCGTACAACCCTCAAGTTAAATTAGGTAGTAAGGTTTTTGAAATTTTTTATTTCCATTTTATTACTAATGCAATAAGGGTCATCATATCCCGATGTATGCCGGGACTTCCATCATACACCTTACCTCTCCCGTTATGTTAGTCCGTCATATCGGGAAATGATTTGATGCAGACGTTTTTGGCTTCTGTAAAAAACCGAAACACCTCCCATCCGCCTTCACGCCCTACGCCCGAGTTTTTCACCCCACCAAAGGGGGTGCGTAAATCGCGAAGCAACCAGCAGTTTATCCAGACAATGCCACATTCTAATTTCTCAGCCAGCCGATGTGCGCGGTTTAGGTTTTGAGTCCATACGGTTGCCGAAAGTCCGTAAGGGGTGCTGTTGGCATATTGCAAGACCTCTTCTTCGGTATCAAAAGGGGTCATGGTAACGACGGGGCCAAAAATTTCTTCCTGATTGGTTCGGCAGGCGTAATCAAGCCCTTCGATCACCGTTGGAGCGATGAACCAACCCTTGCTGCACGAGCCCTGGAGGTTGACAGCATGTCCTCCTGTCAGAATTGTTCCGCCTTCCTGTTTTGCGAGTGCTATATAGGAAAGGATTTTTTCGGAATGTTGTTTAGAAACCACGGCACCTGTATTGGTGTTCAGCTTCATCGGGTCACCAACTTGTAAGGCACGGACTTTTTCGATAAAGGCGGACTTAAATTTCTCGTAAACAGGACGTTGCACATATATTCGGGAACCGCACAAACAGATTTGCCCCTGATTGCTGAAAGATGAGCGTACCGTTGTGTTCAGCATTTCTTCAAAGTTGCAGTCG
This is a stretch of genomic DNA from Sphingobacteriales bacterium. It encodes these proteins:
- a CDS encoding AI-2E family transporter; this encodes MSFSTSKPYTFDRTVRLIIFVAIIWGVLKLLNYLSDVLIPFAVALVLAYLLNPLVVFIQHRLRVKNRIASVIITLLLVFGSLTLLLTLLIPRLVRDTKQMGFLVGNYVNNSALRYKIESYFPKGIQEKLDEFTRKVNIEEFLKFENLETTIDMLAQKILPGAWGVFSGSLSILITILGITIIGLYLIFILKDYDLITTHWKKMIPSQYRTMVVSAVSDMERSMNTYFRAQASIALIVGILIATGFSIIGLPMGIALGLFIGFLNLVPYLQIVGFIPASFFALLYSLETGGSFWVMIGLVILVQAIVQVIQDVILVPKIMGNATGLNPAIILLSLSIWGKLLGILGLIIALPLTSVIIGYYNRFLHSLEQREGGAAAIEGVVIENNRKPEDG
- a CDS encoding asparagine--tRNA ligase — encoded protein: MFYIQDIDQYEGQEITLKGWVESKRTGGKVAFITLRDGTGFMECIFSLDSVGEVILETAKRLTQESSLQITGKVVKNEQQDFGYEIHATGLQVYQIAAEYPISRKEHGVDFLMNNRHLWLRSRRQWAVLRVRDSLKFAIHRFFHENGFTQTDAPLLTGNACEGTTTLFETEFYEKDVAYLSQSGQLYAEAIVMALGKVYTFGPTFRAERSSTPRHLSEFWMIEPEMAFYDLDMDMELIESFVKYIVNAVYAECKTELKILERDTVLFENINKPFPRITYTDAVKIIQGKKEWNGRNAIDTLRSQLAQVLADLEAKNAEIAETEALMAGGQVSKGQANYYQNKIDRLKGETRKLEDKSKEIPEWIEASLNFPDGEDFGSPQEKALTSLFDTPVMVYKWPRAIKAFYMKRYEDDPEFVKGVDLLAPEGFGEIVGGSERETDLQTLVDAIHHHELPMEAFEWYLDLRRFGSVPHAGFGLGFERVVMWLTGVSHIRETIPFPRYYGRLFP
- a CDS encoding Fic family protein, whose product is MYNWQHKDWAGFSYKSLNIDELNDKVKNFSDEVQRILTDADGIKNEEGMVRFLIDEAQKTSEIEGEYISREDLMSSVKNKLGISPNPAEVKDKRANAIAAMLLDVRHSYKRKLTEATLKNWHKLLLGDSKTVRAGKYRKADFPMQVVSGIPGRETVHFEAPPSEQVPQEMKQFVAWYNQFETPTPAQALIKTAVTHLYFESIHPFEDGNGRIGRALAEKCLAQSFGKPVFFGISGIIEKNKKLYYNSLKTAQRTLEISEWIAYFIDVILEAKSKAVKMVRFSLQKTVFFDIYGDVLNQRQLKAINKMFDAGYMGFEGGMTTKKYIGITRASKATSTRDLQHLSEIGALRSFGKGRNVHYFLNCD